The following proteins come from a genomic window of Salvia hispanica cultivar TCC Black 2014 chromosome 4, UniMelb_Shisp_WGS_1.0, whole genome shotgun sequence:
- the LOC125217780 gene encoding uncharacterized protein LOC125217780: protein MDQKYHPTGSQPSKKMISHLLISVSLFSFLISYSSSLLHSSPKFHPYFSATSFHLLTHALSKNCLFLVCNGLLVFLAKSSGLIRPPAAHDLDDKRIADALMQTALDRFQLDETADADRNRDHRDRAGDDEGDQIGKEVSIFIAESEEERGEDERDSSADGNRPDSASCWLFQDDVEELYGLDGEEGEDDDDEVEKKEEMMSTEELNRKFEDFIRKMKEEIIISEARHKVLMLNSPN, encoded by the coding sequence ATGGACCAAAAATATCACCCCACCGGATCTCAACCGTCGAAGAAGATGATCTCTCACCTCCTAATCTCCGTCTCACTCTTCTCCTTCCTAATTTCCTACTCCTCGTCTCTGCTCCACTCCTCCCCCAAATTCCACCCCTACTTCTCTGCCACCTCCTTCCACCTCCTCACCCACGCGCTCAGCAAAAACTGCCTCTTCCTCGTCTGCAACGGCCTCCTCGTCTTCCTCGCCAAGTCCTCCGGCTTAATTCGCCCTCCCGCCGCTCACGATCTCGACGATAAGCGGATCGCCGACGCCTTGATGCAGACGGCTCTCGACCGATTCCAATTGGACGAGACCGCCGATGCGGATCGCAATCGCGATCATCGCGATCGCGCCGGAGACGACGAAGGGGATCAGATCGGAAAAGAAGTCTCCATTTTCATCGCGGAGAGTGAGGAGGAAAGAGGAGAAGATGAGCGTGATTCCTCCGCGGACGGAAATCGACCGGATTCGGCGAGTTGCTGGCTTTTCCAGGACGATGTGGAGGAGCTGTACGGACTCGACGGCGAGGaaggagaagatgatgatgatgaagtgGAGAAGAAAGAGGAGATGATGAGTACGGAGGAGCTGAATcggaaatttgaagatttcATAAGGAAGATGAAAGAGGAGATTATAATTAGTGAAGCAAGGCACAAGGTGCTCATGCTTAATtcacctaattaa